The following proteins are co-located in the Engraulis encrasicolus isolate BLACKSEA-1 chromosome 2, IST_EnEncr_1.0, whole genome shotgun sequence genome:
- the LOC134461290 gene encoding uncharacterized protein LOC134461290, with amino-acid sequence MKKGSEGPPGPDPDPSGPSDVSRPGPAPGPSQEEPSFSELQDYILNLSDEEWMAFASMLHTPMTRTHFLQICKAILRVVSFCSITMVLPAYVCLTKHAEMAFSRPESATSSASSSEITPKRPGSQMFLKLKSALGSLQKSVAWQKASRSADAPAQWQMVAEHGSESHDLTCMAKTLERLLSTDNIDNIAKGLVDQIQAVRQDRSPTLDGKSSPGSDSLKAAPQRATQVVYSFTEQAIKGLLQPFLLPLMEWNAGRDVAMSGISVSGIGSTPAEKSLLGQEKPDCSCLVARLMQALPSVPHQQTSHFTTFARSSSSTEVANVFSQLMTSQVIDMIDSEMAKHLDQKMTEDEALDEARILSTTPDKDEPVLGKLLTSSPDVQGGLMSRLLKRFLSEFKSNDLPVLDAVDDVPASASISEKTQSASAKLEDVLGLFTSVMVHKVLELLDADLEVKGGDLDLDERVFDTDPRPQSAHSIPLSSTPPSMPHSDSTIPDIYKYVTARDKQFISAACKHPGDTNDNGCLVTALVLRLLTKMTVTTDAKTDTQKLLEQLLLEFTNASGTLDFSVYQSNAKLKALYHTLNTLLLRNFGSQGILQRPVDAKDSSFDDLLLSALSKELLKQCDAKVTAATSAPGAPPPPEPQAGSTGSKTHKRWFSFKIPKRHSKTKVSPSGAISPDTNQSNNADAAVPVQKARKRSMFIRLFACCFKGSEES; translated from the exons GCTCTGAAGGTCCTCCTGGGCCTGACCCTGACCCATCAGGACCCTCTGATGTCTCAAGACCAGGACCTGCTCCAGGCCCATCTCAGGAGGAACCCTCTTTCTCTGAGCTACAGGACTACATCCTGAACCTATCTGATGA GGAGTGGATGGCATTCGCCAGCATGCTTCATACCCCT ATGACCAGGACACACTTCCTGCAAATATGTAAGGCGATCCTTAGAGTGGTCAGCTTCTGCTCCATCACCATGGTCTTGCCAGCCTATGTCTGCTTGACCAAGCATGCTGAAATGGCTTTCAGCAGACCTGAAAGTGCCACTAGCTCCGCCTCATCATCTGAAATCACTCCAAAAAGACCAGGGAGTCAGATGTTCCTCAAGCTGAAAAGTGCTCTTGGAAGTCTGCAGAAATCTGTGGCATGGCAGAAGGCATCTCGCTCAGCCGATGCACCTGCTCAGTGGCAAATGGTAGCAGAACATGGAAGTGAATCCCATGACCTGACCTGTATGGCAAAGACCCTGGAAAGGCTCCTTTCCACCGACAATATCGACAACATTGCCAAGGGCCTTGTGGATCAAATTCAGGCTGTTCGGCAGGACAGGAGCCCAACTCTGGATGGAAAAAGTAGCCCTGGGTCTGACAGTCTTAAGGCCGCTCCCCAGAGGGCCACTCAGGTAGTGTACTCTTTCACTGAGCAGGCCATCAAGGGATTGCTGCAGCCCTTCCTTCTCCCTCTGATGGAATGGAATGCCGGTCGAGATGTTGCCATGTCCGGAATCTCAGTTTCAGGGATTGGAAGCACACCAGCAGAAAAATCCCTTCTTGGACAAGAGAAGCCTGACTGCAGCTGTCTGGTAGCCAGGTTAATGCAAGCACTGCCCAGCGTGCCCCATCAGCAAACATCACATTTTACAACGTTTGCGAGATCAAGCTCTTCAACCGAAGTTGCAAATGTCTTCTCCCAGCTCATGACCTCCCAGGTCATTGACATGATCGACTCAGAGATGGCAAAACATCTTGATCAGAAGATGACGGAAGATGAAGCTTTGGATGAAGCAAGGATCCTGTCAACAACACCTGACAAAGATGAGCCTGTGCTTGGCAAACTCCTTACCTCTAGCCCTGATGTCCAAGGTGGTTTGATGTCAAGGCTCCTCAAAAGGTTCCTCTCAGAGTTCAAATCGAATGATTTGCCTGTCCTTGATGCAGTTGATGATGTCCCAGCCTCGGCATCCATCAGTGAGAAGACTCAGTCCGCATCCGCCAAACTTGAAGATGTGCTAGGGCTCTTCACAAGTGTGATGGTTCACAAAGTGTTAGAGCTCCTTGATGCCGACTTGGAAGTTAAGGGCGGTGACCTTGACCTGGATGAGAGAGTTTTTGACACAGACCCAAGACCTCAGAGTGCACATAGCATTCCTTTGAGCTCTACACCTCCTTCCATGCCACACTCAGATTCCACAATCCCTGACATATACAAGTATGTGACTGCTCGTGACAAACAGTTCATCTCTGCTGCGTGCAAGCATCCTGGAGACACCAATGACAATGGCTGTTTGGTCACAGCACTGGTGCTGCGTCTGTTGACCAAGATGACTGTCACTACAGATGCTAAAACGGACACCCAGAAGCTGCTGGAACAACTCTTGCTCGAGTTTACCAACGCGTCAGGCACTCTGGACTTCAGCGTGTATCAGAGCAATGCCAAACTGAAGGCGCTGTACCACACCCTGAATACACTCCTGCTGAGGAACTTTGGATCACAGGGCATCCTGCAGAGACCAGTGGATGCAAAGGACTCCTCATTCGATGACCTACTGCTGTCAGCTTTGAGCAAGGAGCTGCTGAAACAATGTGATGCAAAAGTCACGGCTGCCACATCAGCCCCAGGTGCCCCACCCCCTCCTGAGCCTCAGGCAGGAAGCACaggcagcaaaacacacaagaggtgGTTCAGCTTCAAG ATTCCAAAGAGACACAGCAAGACAAAAGTGTCTCCCTCTGGCGCCATTTCTCCTGACACCA ATCAGAGCAATAACGCTGATGCGGCTGTGCCTGTCCAGAAGGCTCGTAAACGCTCGATGTTCATCAGATTGTTCGCGTGTTGCTTCAAAGGCTCAGAGGAATCCTGA